In Halosolutus amylolyticus, the genomic window ACGCTCGCGGCGGTGCTGTTCGCACACGTCCTCTTCGACGCCTTCTTCAACGGCGTCAACCTCTTCTGGCCGCTCCACGATCGCTTCTACGATCTCTCCGGGGAGTTGCTCGTGACCGACCAGCGCGGGGTCGTCCAGACGTTCGTCGAACTCGAGACCGGTGACGTCGCCGAGTCGACGGCCCGCGGCACGACCGAGAACACTCACTACCGGACGGGGGTCGATCCGACGCGGGACGACCCCGCCACGGGCGTCGAGCGGGTCTTTCCGATCGCCGCGACCGGTGAGCGGTTCGTGCTCACCGTCGCCGGATTGCTGACGGTTCTCGTGCGGGTCGTCGAGGATCGACGATCGGAGTGAGCGAGGACGCCGCCGGGATCGAACCGGGTCAGGGACGGTCGTCTTCGCTCGCCGACGGCGGGTCCGTCGTCTCCACGCGCTTACGGAGCCACCCGATCGCGTCCGCGACCGTTCCGGGATCGGTCCCCGAGACGCGGATCCGGCCGGGTCGGTGCTCGCTCCGGGGATAGCTCCCGACCGCGACGTCGAACCGATCGGTGACCGCTTCGAGCGCGTCGTGAAGCGCTCCTTCGGGGGCCGGCGTGTACAGCGTTTCCGCGGTCGCATCGCCACGGAACTCGTCGGCCACCTGCTCGAACATGGCTCGCATCTCGTCGGGGATACCCGCGAACGCGTAGACGTTCCCGGCGATACAGCCCGGCGCCCAGCCCTCGTCGATCACGATCGGCGTCGCGCCCGCGGGGATCGAGGCCGCGGCGTCGACGTCGAGTTGCAGGTCGTACTCCGCGACCAGGTCCGGGTTCTCCTCGCGGAACGCGGCCGCTTTCTCGACGAGGCGCTCGCGGATCCCCTCGTGGACCACGAGGTCGCGCCCGAGACCGTCGGCGACGGCCTCGACCGTCACGTCGTCGGGGGTTCCGCCGATCCCGCCGGTGACGATCACGGCGTCGAACGCGTCCGCCCAGCGGTCGATGGAGTCGGCGATGAGGGCCCGATCGTCGGGGATCGTCAGGATCCGTTCGACCGAACTCCCGCGATCGGTGATCCGCTCGGCCAGCCACGACGCGTTCGTATTCGTCGTCGTTCCGGCCAGCAACTCGTCGCCAACGGTGACGATCGCGACGTTCATGAGCGGCCTTCGGTATGCGGGCAGTTATCGTCTCCGGGTTCGACGGGGACCGCTTCCGGGGGACCGAGGTCACTCGCTACTGACGAGACTGGGGCGAGCGCTTGCGGCACGGTTTTGTAAGCCCTGTGCCAAGTGTCCGTATGATCGTGGTTACTGGCGATGGGACTGCCAGTGCATCTCGTCCACCGATCGGCGACCGCCGGTCGCCCGGATCGGCCGGACGAATCAGTCGAATCGAGCGTCGAAGACGGAGTGTGCCCGCCCCGGTACCGGCGCAGCCGGGTCGATCGACGTCGGCGAGGGGAGGCCGATGGTAGACCTCGCGTTCTCGCTGGGTCGCCTCGCGTTCGCGTTCTTCCTGGTCTTCCTGAACGGCTTTTTCGTCGCGGCGGAGTTCGCGTACGTCCGGATCCGGCCGACCCAGATCGACGCGCTCGTCGAGGAGGGCCGGCGGTCGGCGAAACT contains:
- a CDS encoding metal-dependent hydrolase, producing MPSTVVHVAFAGVIGVALLGDEFDTRAILIVMGCTALLDLDTLIGIVVPGTHRAALHNVWIVLVPAAVVLWDATVREKSALRDRWGDYGHRVAWATLAAVLFAHVLFDAFFNGVNLFWPLHDRFYDLSGELLVTDQRGVVQTFVELETGDVAESTARGTTENTHYRTGVDPTRDDPATGVERVFPIAATGERFVLTVAGLLTVLVRVVEDRRSE
- a CDS encoding competence/damage-inducible protein A, producing MNVAIVTVGDELLAGTTTNTNASWLAERITDRGSSVERILTIPDDRALIADSIDRWADAFDAVIVTGGIGGTPDDVTVEAVADGLGRDLVVHEGIRERLVEKAAAFREENPDLVAEYDLQLDVDAAASIPAGATPIVIDEGWAPGCIAGNVYAFAGIPDEMRAMFEQVADEFRGDATAETLYTPAPEGALHDALEAVTDRFDVAVGSYPRSEHRPGRIRVSGTDPGTVADAIGWLRKRVETTDPPSASEDDRP